CAACATTATTTCCCGCCAACTGCATTCAAAATCTCATAAGTCCTTCCCAAGGAATTCTTCAACCCCCCCCGCTCTGTCCCTGGCGCTTAATGAATGGCAATACTAACCCATTAATGCACCTGCACTAGTCTAGCTTCTTCAGTGGCTTCAATCATCTCCAAATGTCCTTCAAGGGGGTATGCAAGTGTTGGCCTGGTAATGAACAGCAAAAACATGACGACTCCATTTCCATCATAGCAAAAACcatctaacccctccccccttaaaAATAGGGAAAACTCCACATgggatggaaaaaaacaaaaatactgCCCGGCCTGACTccacattggggggggggggggtgtaatacAAAAGGCTGGCGGCCGTCAGACCCGGAAGCTCTCCCCCTTCCCGTCGATGTGGCGCAGGCGGAGGTACACGTCGGTGCCGATGCCCTGCATGGACTGGATAGAGAGGGACCCCCCCAGGTAGTCTGCATAGGCCCGGGACGTGGGCAGCCCGAAGCCAAACCTGTGGAGACCGGGAGACCCGTCAGCACTTTGTATTTTTGGGAGTTTTATCCTTTGTTTGCCACTGCTGCCTGGCTGTTGTAACAAAAGGAATTTCCCCCCTGGGGGGGGAAATTTTCACCTCTGTGTGTGAAATTCGCATTTCACCCATAGAGGGCGAGATGAGTCCATTTATAAAACTTGCATCGAAGTCACAATTTGGACCAGGTTCAATCCATATCACTATAAATTACTTAAATAAGTTGATTTAGGGATGGTTgtcttttataaaaaaatacacatatcTATCCATCCTATATAAATATTTGTCCACTTTCTAGGATATTATTCACTGAATCAGTATCCGTCTGTAACTTGTCCTAAGAATGTCACTGCCATGTCTGACTGTTGTTCTGTTGAAGTTGTGTCAGACAACACTGACACAACTTTAACAGATCCTCTGATCCATAAGGACCAGCCTCCGCGAGGTGCGTTACCCGTGCATGGGGCCGGACTGGGGCCCGCTGTTGGTCATGGTGTTGAAGAGGCTGCTCATGCGGGGGTCTTGGTTGCTCTCCTCTGCCGTGCTGAAGTGGTAGTCCATCACCTTGTCCTTGTTGGCGTGGGGGATGCCACCGCCGCGGTCAGAGatcctggagagaggagggaacgGAGTGAAGCCGGCGACACGCCTACAAGACTGACGACCCCTTAGCCGACGATATGAAGACTGGGCCGCGTCACACACTGATGCGACTGACTCTCTGATTCAGGGCATGGACAAGCAGTCTGCTTATTGTAGCCAGGATAAGCACGGTGCCGAGGAGCGCCATAGAGGCACAACATAGATGGCCGCCGCCGATGTACGATGCTATTGAAACAGTTTTAAATGGAGACACTGGTTCACAGACGTTGTCATCGCTCAGTGCTGCGTCAGCCACCAAAGGATCACTTTTGGATCATCCACAACTCCGGTCTTAAAATATCAAACATGTTCGATATTTAGGACTGAAAGTCCAGACTGAGTCGGGGCGGCACCGACCGGTCCAGGCCACAGATTTGAATCCTACATCTAAAAAggtgtgtttggttgttttgctgTACTTTGCTGGTTCTATCCGTTCTTCTAGGATATTCTAAACCGTTCTAACCCTATCCATCCCCAATTATATTGGATAACTGGGCAATTCAAAAAGGCCACCATGGAAATTGTCTAGGAGTTTCCCTGTTCTTCACCCAACTCACCTGATGACAAAGTCTATATCGTTGTTGGCAATGGTTACCATGACGTCAGGCACATTGTAAGGCGTGTCCAGGTGGCTCTCCATGGTGGATCTGTTTGGACAAACAGGGGAAGGTCGTTGGGTTAATGAGAGGACAAGCACCACTCCAGTACTGTAGTACATAAAGGCAAGATGAATAATGATCACAATTTGCAAATGGAATTAAACTACTGTTCAATAGCAAACCAAATTAATTGGGTGGTTTCAgcagatttatttattatttagtgGTCGTTTTTAGTAACCCCTGAAGGTCAATGCAGGTGGAACCGTGAAAACCTCTAGCAGAGGTAGCAACAGACCAACTGTGTGGTGTTAAGAGTGCTTCTGGACACTGTACGGCAACATAGGTAAtgatccaaaacacacacacacacacacacacacacacacacacacacacacacacacacacacacacacacacacacacacacacacacacacacacacacacggggtgggggggggggatcggagCTGGTCCTTGCCGCCGCGTGGGGCGTTTGCGACCTCACCTCATGGCGTTCTTGAGCAGCTCGGGCAGGATGTAGTCCAGGGGCAGGGGGATGAAGGGGAAGCGGGCCGCCACGTGGCCGTTGATCCGCACCCGGGGCGAGTTACCGTACTGGTGCTCACACAGCCGCCTGGAGGGGGGCAGACTTTAGACCCCTGCTGCAGACCACAACCGTTCTGCCAGGTTAGTTGAGTCAACATCACTGTCCAAATGAACGGGGTCCGcttttcttttattcccgacattgAAAATGATGTGAAAACACCGTCTGTTTTCCTATGTTCTGTGCTAGTGTTGGCCCTGAGCCATTATGAGGTCTGTGCCTCTATCCCGTCAGGCCAGTGAGTGACTAGAAATGtaaacctttatttaaaacattcaTATTGGTTCAATTAATTTCACAAATGTCGCTTATCCATTTTAGTTATAAATACAGTGAGGAAGACCGGCCATCATTGTGTACGTTTCGTATAACGGCGTGTCAATGGAGACGTGCTATACTCCTTTGGGTTCTTCACCATTATGTTATTAACCACTGAGGCTCAAAGGTCTACTGAACATGAGAAGTTTATAAAAATCGGACATCACAGCCAGCCAAGTATTGCAACCATACCGTTCTTTCTTGTTGACATTTACCTTTATTCCCTTAACTTGTCTCCACTGTCAACAATGGGGGAGGGGAGCTACGGGGTCAACCTGACAGTCTTATCAACATGCGTTATCGCCTGTTATCTACAGGAGGATGATGACGGCCATATATAGCCATAATACCCCCAATATGCCACGTTTTACAGCACGGAAGGTCACCAGGGATAACTGAACAAACACAGCACTCACCGCGCAAAATCCACCCATTTCTCGATGATCTTCTTCGGGGAGAGTCGTCTGCATATGATGCCCACAAAGTCCGGCTGGATGACGCAGaataagaagaaagaaaataataaacggTGGGTAAACGTCGATTACTTCAAATCCTTTACAGCCTTGTTCTACAGTCGAAAGCAAATATTTGCTTTCAACAGTATCCTTTAAAGCAAGCACCCACATGCAATGGTAACAAGGTTACACAAGGGTTGTTACATAAGGGTTGTCCCAACGGAAAATACAAAAATTACAGGGGCTTTCACAACGTTTCAAACCCTAGAGAGCACAGGCACAGTCGGAAGGTGAGAGCAGAAAATGGCTTCTCGATTCCCACGGAAAACACAACGACTGACACACAATGGCACTGACAAGCAGACACCAGCTACATACGTTGTCCtcatggagggagaggtggtgggtggCCAGCATTCGGATGCCCAGGCGGGAGCACAGAGTGGTGTCCAGGAAGCCCCGAACGATGGTCTCGTCCTGTGGGCACAACAACTGGTTCATCCTCTGCCAACAAGAACGGCCTCTCCATAAATGGACCGGAGGTCATTAAGAACGTTTACTTCCATTTCTTGAAAGTTATTCACACTTTCTTAATCTAAAAAAGCACAAAAAGATATAGAGTGGCGATAAAGATGTCG
The Gadus morhua chromosome 7, gadMor3.0, whole genome shotgun sequence DNA segment above includes these coding regions:
- the bckdk gene encoding branched-chain alpha-ketoacid dehydrogenase kinase is translated as MRRTVIGTVELLGRSASRSGPGMSRLPMLPLAKTTATDIVRFRSTSSMQGYSEMARERSKTVTSFYNQSAIDISAEKASVRLMPATLLYAGKSPDGQHILSSAKYLHKELPVRIAHRIKGFRSLPFIIGCNPTILQVHELYIRAYHMLIDFPLIKDQEVEASFSKLVQQLLDDHKDVVTMLAEGFRECRKHIEDETIVRGFLDTTLCSRLGIRMLATHHLSLHEDNPDFVGIICRRLSPKKIIEKWVDFARRLCEHQYGNSPRVRINGHVAARFPFIPLPLDYILPELLKNAMRSTMESHLDTPYNVPDVMVTIANNDIDFVIRISDRGGGIPHANKDKVMDYHFSTAEESNQDPRMSSLFNTMTNSGPQSGPMHGFGFGLPTSRAYADYLGGSLSIQSMQGIGTDVYLRLRHIDGKGESFRV